Genomic window (bacterium):
GTACTCAGAAAGGAAGAATCGGAACCCTCGATACTGCGAAGGGACGCGATGTCTGGACCCAAAACATCGAAGGTGAAAGTTTTCTCACACAACCGGCCCTGGACGAGCAAAACGTTTACTGGGTGAGTCAGCAAGGTACTATCGCCGCCATGAAGCGATCAGATGGAAAGTTGGTATGGAAATTCAAAGCGCAGGGAAATTGTTCCACCACGCCATCTGTTATGGGCAAGACTTTGTATCTGGGTTGTGACGATAAAACATTGTATGCGATCAGTACTGATGCCGGATTTGTCCGATGGAAGTTTTCCGCGGACGGTGAAATCAAAGGTTCACCCATTGCAACAAAGGGATTCGTCTTCTTTGGTGCAGAGGATACATACTTTTACTCGATCAGCCAGCAAAATGGCTCGCTCGTTTGGAAATTCAAAACCGGTGGCGCTATCCGCGGTGTTCCGATGTTTTATGTGGATCAGGACGATCAAGAAATCAAAGAGATATTGTTCGCCTCATTCGACAATTTCCTCTATAATGTCCGGATTAAGAACGGGAGCCGCAAGTGGCTTTCTTCAACGAACACTCGAGTGTACAACCGCATGCATTTTGATCGTGCGCTCATCTTTCTTGCACCGTTCGGCTCTTCTGTGTACGGATTCGATCCCCATACCGGCGAAAGAGTGGGTGAATTTAATGCGCAAAACCGGATCCGATCCTCGCCGGTTACTGCAAACGAGCGTTTGTTTATCGG
Coding sequences:
- a CDS encoding PQQ-like beta-propeller repeat protein, which encodes MKKSFVLVLVVLSLALGYLSLNAGTAKKLVSMLAPGNVRSSKFYVEQERSLVAQILQPSQTQSKPQTVSQTQTQTQTQTQTQTQTYYIGFPMQLKWKFRTSGPIVAQPQVDKTSVYCVSKPGIFYKVNQADNKQIWRRNIGETVEEGFLLSNNVLYYGTQKGRIGTLDTAKGRDVWTQNIEGESFLTQPALDEQNVYWVSQQGTIAAMKRSDGKLVWKFKAQGNCSTTPSVMGKTLYLGCDDKTLYAISTDAGFVRWKFSADGEIKGSPIATKGFVFFGAEDTYFYSISQQNGSLVWKFKTGGAIRGVPMFYVDQDDQEIKEILFASFDNFLYNVRIKNGSRKWLSSTNTRVYNRMHFDRALIFLAPFGSSVYGFDPHTGERVGEFNAQNRIRSSPVTANERLFIGLNNGNLLCLTRTPPPPPESESTEGLTPSPATQTTTDVEDEEEEQTQT